A genomic segment from Chitinophaga niabensis encodes:
- a CDS encoding LytR/AlgR family response regulator transcription factor has protein sequence MQVLRCLIVDDEPGAHYVLEAHIEKVQALQIVGHCYNAMETANFLHREKVDVVFLDINMPELSGLDLLKTLNNNHPKIILCSAYSEFALESYEYDVVDYILKPISFPRFLKAVNKILQQEAPAVNPPEEPLLLKTGSTQTSVDPGDIYYVQSMGNYVKVYLENKCLIVNATTAEMEKLLPVCNFVRIHKSYIIAADKVDEWGPRHVVILDESLPVGQTFKINLNKLKER, from the coding sequence ATGCAAGTACTCCGCTGCCTGATCGTAGATGACGAACCCGGGGCACATTATGTGCTGGAAGCGCATATTGAAAAAGTGCAGGCCTTACAGATAGTAGGGCATTGCTACAATGCCATGGAAACCGCCAATTTCCTGCATCGCGAGAAAGTGGATGTGGTGTTCCTGGATATCAATATGCCGGAATTAAGCGGGCTGGACCTTCTGAAAACGCTGAACAACAATCATCCTAAGATCATACTTTGCAGCGCCTACAGCGAGTTTGCACTGGAAAGTTATGAATACGATGTAGTGGACTATATCCTGAAACCCATCAGCTTCCCCCGTTTCCTGAAAGCGGTGAATAAGATCCTGCAACAGGAAGCGCCGGCTGTTAATCCGCCGGAAGAACCCCTGCTGCTGAAAACCGGCAGTACCCAAACGTCTGTAGATCCCGGCGATATCTACTACGTGCAAAGTATGGGCAACTACGTGAAAGTATACCTAGAGAATAAATGCCTCATTGTAAACGCTACCACAGCAGAAATGGAAAAGCTGCTGCCTGTTTGCAATTTTGTGCGCATCCATAAATCCTACATCATTGCCGCGGACAAAGTGGACGAATGGGGACCACGCCATGTGGTGATCCTGGATGAAAGCCTGCCCGTTGGTCAAACCTTCAAGATTAACCTGAATAAGCTAAAAGAAAGATAA
- a CDS encoding sensor histidine kinase produces MAQKNILNNSWVVNTLFLIVLLTVMVLVNMQYEPINNVRLYLNNGVSVIFIYVMCAVHNKYMLNMLIMKRLYWQYLGLLVGWLAFTTWGSYTLRVNIFRTDMDMIWVSDLVFSLACLLIGIGLWFLYRQATWHTLELRNSLLMRDKEIQYLQSQLNPHFFFNTLNNLYGVSLRYPNKTPELILSISELLRYQLQSSRKQLVPLEDELQFVRNYVHLERARVRQRCQVSFKKKGSEKDLLITPLILITFVENAFKYAPSSIQASYIKVELEIKGETLLLKIRNTVPENKQSVSSTGVGLNNVKQRLALAYAKRHTLVTHEENNIYYTELLLTLERHASTPLPDRR; encoded by the coding sequence ATGGCGCAGAAGAATATATTGAACAACAGCTGGGTGGTGAATACGCTCTTCCTGATCGTTCTCCTGACCGTGATGGTGCTGGTGAACATGCAGTATGAGCCCATCAATAATGTGCGGTTGTATCTGAACAACGGGGTATCTGTTATTTTCATTTATGTGATGTGTGCGGTCCACAATAAATACATGCTGAATATGCTGATCATGAAACGGCTGTACTGGCAGTATTTAGGGCTATTGGTGGGCTGGCTGGCCTTTACCACCTGGGGTTCCTATACTTTAAGGGTGAATATCTTCCGAACGGATATGGACATGATCTGGGTGAGCGACCTGGTATTTTCCCTGGCCTGCCTGCTGATCGGCATCGGGCTGTGGTTCCTTTACCGGCAGGCTACCTGGCATACCCTGGAATTAAGGAACTCGCTGCTGATGCGGGATAAGGAGATCCAGTACCTGCAAAGCCAGCTGAACCCGCATTTCTTTTTCAATACCCTCAACAACCTGTACGGCGTAAGTCTCCGCTATCCTAATAAAACACCGGAACTGATCCTCAGCATTTCCGAGTTGCTGCGCTACCAGTTACAAAGCTCCCGCAAGCAACTGGTGCCCCTGGAAGATGAATTGCAGTTCGTGCGGAATTATGTACACCTGGAAAGAGCGAGGGTAAGACAAAGATGCCAGGTAAGCTTTAAAAAGAAAGGCAGTGAAAAAGACCTGCTGATCACCCCGCTGATCCTGATCACTTTTGTAGAGAACGCATTCAAATATGCCCCTTCCAGCATCCAGGCCTCCTACATCAAAGTGGAACTGGAGATCAAAGGAGAAACTTTGCTGCTCAAGATCCGCAACACCGTTCCGGAAAATAAACAATCCGTATCTTCGACGGGCGTAGGATTGAACAATGTGAAACAGCGGCTGGCCCTCGCCTATGCGAAACGGCATACCCTGGTCACGCATGAAGAGAACAATATTTATTACACAGAACTGCTTTTAACTTTAGAACGCCATGCAAGTACTCCGCTGCCTGATCGTAGATGA
- a CDS encoding heparinase II/III domain-containing protein, giving the protein MKSIFLLLVSVFLPANVSAQDHKDLLTSRYSEAQLGTMLTKNQDWVTLPAYTQRSFWDALPSGIRESLIKQGEASLPFKWDVVKATDIMEFTRTGNRNTMQNPNSARKSALQNLVLAELAEGKGRFMDQIINGSWAICEQSSWVLSAHLPVTKGFELLPDITKPVIDLGSADAAALLAWVHYFLKAPLDKVNPLIADRIKYEVRKNVLVPYYTRNDFWWMGFNERPQNNWNPWINYNMLQCMLLMEDDQAVKVKNVYKALQSIDKFTNSYKPDGGCDEGPSYWSHAGGKYFECLELLHHATHGKLDVFAHPLIKNMGNYICNMYINSPYFVNFADASAKGGINAGMVYRYGRAIKDSTMSGFGAFYAQKGKMPGAGTIEAVITDLTTMNEVLAYPAKEPLIGSYWYPDNQIAIAREYPGSKQGFYFAGKGGHNAESHNHNDVGTFILYYNGLPCLVDAGVGTYVRQTFSPDRYKIWTMQSAFHNLPIINGVQQQNGAEFKAASAAFSSTAKQVSFTADIATAYPAAAKVKTWKRGYQLNRGGAFVITDDYVLNEFVATQQLNFLTFCKVVETAPGRLKLTGENFVLIMQYDAKQFDAEITHIDNNDPRLENIWPGGLERILLKGKNTSVKGSAKIEIKKG; this is encoded by the coding sequence GTGAAAAGTATCTTCTTATTATTGGTATCCGTATTCCTGCCCGCCAACGTTTCCGCACAGGATCATAAAGACCTGCTCACCAGCCGCTACAGCGAAGCGCAGCTGGGCACCATGCTTACCAAAAACCAGGATTGGGTTACACTTCCGGCTTATACACAACGCTCATTCTGGGACGCCCTTCCTTCCGGTATCCGTGAATCCCTCATTAAACAAGGGGAAGCATCCCTGCCTTTCAAATGGGACGTTGTAAAAGCTACAGACATCATGGAGTTTACCCGTACAGGTAACCGCAATACCATGCAGAACCCTAACTCTGCCCGTAAGAGTGCGTTGCAGAACCTTGTGCTGGCAGAACTGGCAGAAGGGAAAGGCAGGTTCATGGATCAGATCATTAACGGCAGCTGGGCCATCTGTGAACAAAGTTCCTGGGTGCTCTCTGCACACCTGCCTGTTACCAAAGGGTTTGAACTACTTCCGGACATCACCAAACCTGTGATAGACCTGGGTTCCGCCGATGCTGCGGCTTTGCTGGCCTGGGTGCATTATTTCCTCAAAGCCCCCCTGGATAAAGTGAATCCGCTGATCGCCGACAGGATCAAATACGAAGTGCGTAAAAATGTGCTGGTCCCTTATTATACCCGCAATGATTTCTGGTGGATGGGTTTTAATGAACGCCCGCAGAATAACTGGAATCCCTGGATCAATTACAACATGCTGCAATGTATGCTGCTCATGGAAGATGATCAGGCAGTGAAGGTGAAGAACGTGTACAAAGCCCTGCAATCCATCGATAAGTTCACGAACTCTTACAAACCGGATGGAGGCTGTGATGAAGGCCCCTCCTACTGGAGCCATGCCGGCGGTAAATATTTTGAATGCCTGGAATTATTACACCATGCCACCCATGGTAAGCTGGATGTATTCGCTCATCCGCTCATTAAAAACATGGGCAACTACATCTGCAATATGTACATCAACAGCCCCTACTTCGTGAACTTTGCGGATGCGAGTGCGAAAGGCGGTATCAATGCAGGAATGGTATACAGGTATGGCAGAGCGATCAAAGATTCCACCATGAGCGGCTTTGGCGCTTTCTATGCGCAAAAAGGCAAAATGCCTGGAGCTGGCACCATAGAAGCTGTGATCACAGACCTTACCACCATGAATGAGGTCCTGGCTTATCCGGCCAAAGAACCGCTCATTGGTTCTTATTGGTACCCTGACAATCAAATTGCGATTGCGCGGGAATATCCGGGCTCAAAGCAGGGTTTTTATTTTGCCGGCAAAGGCGGGCATAATGCAGAATCACATAATCATAATGATGTAGGGACTTTCATTCTCTATTACAACGGCTTACCCTGCCTGGTGGATGCAGGGGTTGGTACTTATGTGCGGCAGACTTTCAGCCCCGACCGTTATAAGATATGGACGATGCAATCTGCTTTCCATAACCTGCCGATCATCAATGGTGTGCAGCAACAGAATGGTGCGGAGTTTAAAGCGGCTTCTGCTGCGTTCTCTTCTACCGCTAAACAGGTTTCTTTTACGGCTGATATTGCTACAGCATATCCTGCTGCCGCTAAAGTGAAAACATGGAAGAGAGGTTATCAGTTAAACAGAGGGGGCGCATTTGTGATCACGGATGATTATGTACTGAATGAATTTGTAGCAACGCAGCAGTTGAATTTCCTTACGTTCTGTAAAGTGGTGGAAACTGCGCCTGGCCGGTTGAAGTTAACGGGAGAGAATTTTGTACTGATCATGCAGTACGATGCGAAGCAGTTCGATGCGGAGATCACGCATATTGATAACAATGATCCGCGGCTGGAGAATATCTGGCCAGGTGGGTTGGAGAGGATCCTGCTGAAGGGGAAGAATACTTCGGTTAAGGGAAGTGCTAAGATAGAGATAAAGAAGGGTTGA
- the hisG gene encoding ATP phosphoribosyltransferase, whose translation MKLRIAIQKSGRLHEDSIKLLKECGIDINNGVNKLKTEATNFPLEVFFLRDDDIPQYVEDGVADIGIVGENVVLEKSRPPIRTVEKLGFGKCRLAMAVPRSMEYNSIKDLDGQRIATSYPGILGDFLAKMGITAEIHEISGSVEIAPGIGLADAICDLVSSGSTLFMNGLKEVETVLRSEAILVANDKLTAEQQQLLAKLIFRIQAVKKAKNNKYILLNAPNDKLSEIIGLLPGMKSPTVLPLAEAGWSSVHSVLNENEFWDIIESLKEAGAQGILVVPIEKMVI comes from the coding sequence ATGAAACTGCGTATTGCCATTCAGAAATCAGGTCGCCTGCACGAAGATTCTATCAAACTGCTGAAAGAATGCGGGATAGACATCAATAACGGCGTGAACAAACTCAAAACGGAAGCCACTAACTTTCCGCTGGAAGTATTCTTCCTGCGGGACGATGATATTCCGCAATACGTGGAAGACGGCGTAGCGGACATCGGTATCGTGGGAGAGAACGTAGTGCTCGAAAAAAGCCGCCCGCCTATCCGTACCGTAGAGAAACTGGGCTTTGGCAAATGCCGTTTAGCCATGGCAGTGCCCAGGTCCATGGAGTACAATTCTATCAAAGACCTGGATGGCCAGCGCATTGCTACCAGCTATCCCGGCATCCTGGGAGACTTCCTGGCAAAAATGGGCATTACAGCAGAGATCCACGAGATCAGCGGTTCCGTTGAAATAGCACCTGGCATTGGTTTGGCAGATGCTATCTGCGACCTCGTGAGCAGCGGCTCCACCCTGTTCATGAATGGCCTCAAAGAAGTGGAAACAGTGTTAAGGTCGGAAGCCATCCTGGTGGCAAATGATAAACTCACTGCTGAACAGCAGCAACTGCTGGCCAAACTGATCTTCCGCATCCAGGCAGTGAAGAAAGCCAAGAACAACAAATACATCCTGCTCAACGCACCAAATGATAAACTCTCTGAGATCATTGGCCTGCTGCCGGGTATGAAAAGCCCAACCGTACTGCCTTTGGCAGAAGCCGGCTGGAGCTCTGTGCATTCCGTACTGAACGAAAACGAATTCTGGGATATCATTGAAAGCCTGAAAGAAGCCGGGGCACAAGGCATCCTGGTAGTACCGATCGAGAAAATGGTTATTTAA